In Massilia violaceinigra, one DNA window encodes the following:
- a CDS encoding MbcA/ParS/Xre antitoxin family protein, with amino-acid sequence MNLAFAYPKSRFEPAVLIDLNARAERERLSKSALKGFFALMTAWKLRDEDARELLGGMSSSTFYEWKKNPDRVLEVDRITRISYLLGIYKALHILYGDKLADEWVTLPNTNPIFAGRTPLSQMLAGGLLSMQTVRKLLDARRGGL; translated from the coding sequence ATGAATCTTGCCTTCGCATATCCAAAAAGTCGTTTCGAGCCGGCCGTGCTCATCGACCTGAACGCGCGAGCGGAGCGGGAGCGCCTGTCCAAATCCGCGCTCAAGGGTTTTTTTGCCCTCATGACCGCCTGGAAGTTGCGCGACGAAGATGCCCGCGAACTGCTCGGCGGCATGTCGTCCTCCACTTTCTATGAGTGGAAAAAGAACCCCGACCGCGTCCTCGAAGTCGACCGCATTACCCGCATTTCCTACCTGCTCGGCATCTACAAAGCCCTTCACATTCTGTACGGCGACAAGCTTGCCGACGAATGGGTCACCCTCCCGAATACCAATCCTATCTTTGCCGGACGCACGCCCCTGTCGCAAATGCTGGCGGGCGGCTTGTTATCCATGCAAACGGTGCGCAAGCTGCTCGACGCGCGCCGAGGAGGCCTCTGA
- a CDS encoding RES family NAD+ phosphorylase, whose protein sequence is MTVIPKLTNLRQFDTCRLIPSRFADVEDSVLSPLAEDRDVLRDLFDIDNATNERLRGEYGSLPGIGVDELVFGVPNFRIINAAYTYPRPEGSRFNDGERGAWYCAFEAETALAEITFHKTVEYQEIGRFDDSVTYQALIADFTSTFHDIRGVDAFAMYLDPTSYIDSQDLATQLLESGSMGVIYPSVRHPEGTCLACFRPALVGNVRKGQVYRLTWSGSPTPVVDII, encoded by the coding sequence TTGACGGTCATTCCCAAGCTCACCAATTTGCGGCAGTTCGACACCTGCCGCCTGATCCCATCCCGCTTCGCCGATGTGGAAGATTCCGTGCTCAGCCCGCTGGCCGAGGATCGTGATGTCTTGCGCGACCTGTTCGATATCGATAACGCCACCAATGAACGCCTGCGCGGCGAATACGGCAGCCTGCCTGGCATCGGCGTCGACGAGCTGGTCTTCGGCGTGCCGAATTTCCGCATCATCAACGCGGCCTACACCTATCCGCGCCCGGAAGGCAGCCGTTTCAACGATGGCGAACGCGGCGCCTGGTATTGTGCCTTCGAGGCCGAGACCGCCCTTGCCGAGATCACTTTCCACAAGACCGTGGAATACCAGGAAATTGGCCGCTTCGACGACAGCGTGACGTATCAGGCGCTGATCGCCGACTTTACGAGCACGTTCCACGACATTCGCGGGGTCGATGCCTTTGCGATGTATCTCGATCCGACCAGCTACATCGACTCCCAGGACCTCGCCACGCAACTGCTCGAGAGCGGTTCGATGGGCGTGATTTACCCGAGCGTGCGGCATCCCGAAGGCACCTGCCTCGCATGTTTCCGCCCCGCCCTGGTCGGCAATGTACGCAAGGGACAGGTCTACCGCCTTACCTGGTCCGGCTCGCCTACCCCCGTCGTCGATATTATCTGA
- a CDS encoding DUF2288 domain-containing protein, translated as MNTKPENDTELRAKINLETARLPWSELERHFAQGNVVFVSADLDLVDVAVRISHDDKDSIARWMGDGKVGKVSDAQAQAWTETAAVLWTSVVHPFILVQPEKAVLH; from the coding sequence ATGAATACCAAGCCTGAAAACGACACCGAACTGCGCGCCAAGATCAACCTGGAAACGGCGCGCCTGCCCTGGTCCGAACTGGAGCGCCATTTTGCCCAAGGCAATGTGGTGTTCGTCAGCGCCGACCTCGACCTGGTCGACGTTGCCGTGCGCATTTCGCACGATGACAAGGACAGCATCGCCCGCTGGATGGGCGACGGCAAGGTCGGCAAGGTGTCGGATGCGCAAGCGCAAGCCTGGACCGAGACCGCCGCCGTGTTGTGGACCTCAGTCGTCCATCCTTTCATTCTGGTGCAGCCGGAAAAAGCCGTCCTGCACTGA
- a CDS encoding IS1380 family transposase, which yields MPNCTNEPIKLGRVGRRVVEASFDGGDIVSDGGVLLLRQVDQRIGLSKAIARVFEDRRRRASVSHSMRDLLAQRVYGLCCGWEDVCDHNVLRRDLAMQTAVGRADDLASAPTLSRLETSSTRAQAAALHGVLLDQFIASKAKRPKELVLDIDATHMPLHGEQEKSHFHRYYDNYCYLPLYVFCGQDILACVLRPSSRDPAGILSALIKLISRRLRQAWPRIRIIVRGDSGFCRHQALRRFEKWGLHYIVGLQKNSALLQRVELAELALAEMYQKAGSKQRMIGEFTYAAGTWDRQRRVIARLEHDARGANPRFIVTNLTGGPKALYERVYCARGEAENRIKEAQLDLFGRRASCHKFQANQLRLLLAAFAYTLMINLRRLALVGTELARACTATIRIKLLKIGAAVVRNTRRVRVMLASQHPLKHVFLTAARALAP from the coding sequence ATGCCAAATTGTACCAATGAACCGATCAAGTTGGGGAGGGTTGGACGGCGCGTCGTTGAGGCGTCATTCGACGGCGGCGACATCGTCAGCGACGGCGGGGTTCTGCTGCTGCGCCAAGTGGATCAGCGCATCGGCTTAAGCAAAGCGATTGCGCGCGTATTCGAGGATCGACGCCGTCGTGCCAGCGTTTCGCACAGCATGCGCGACTTGCTCGCGCAGCGCGTGTACGGCCTGTGCTGTGGCTGGGAGGACGTCTGTGACCACAATGTGCTGCGCCGCGACTTGGCCATGCAAACGGCAGTGGGCCGGGCCGATGACTTGGCCTCGGCGCCGACGCTGAGCCGGCTTGAAACGTCCTCCACGCGCGCGCAGGCGGCCGCCCTGCATGGCGTTCTGCTCGATCAGTTCATCGCCAGCAAAGCTAAGCGGCCCAAGGAACTGGTGCTCGACATCGATGCCACCCACATGCCGCTGCATGGAGAGCAAGAGAAGTCCCACTTCCACCGCTACTACGACAATTACTGTTACTTGCCGCTGTACGTCTTTTGTGGCCAGGATATCCTCGCCTGCGTCTTGCGGCCCAGCAGCCGCGATCCGGCCGGTATCCTCAGCGCATTAATCAAATTGATCTCCCGGCGCTTGCGCCAGGCTTGGCCACGCATCCGCATCATCGTGCGCGGCGATTCCGGGTTCTGCCGTCATCAAGCTCTGCGCCGCTTCGAGAAATGGGGGCTGCACTATATCGTCGGCTTGCAAAAGAACTCAGCGTTGCTGCAACGAGTAGAGTTGGCCGAACTGGCACTGGCCGAGATGTATCAGAAGGCCGGTTCCAAGCAGCGCATGATTGGAGAATTCACTTATGCGGCGGGGACGTGGGATCGGCAACGGCGCGTCATCGCGCGGCTGGAACACGATGCGCGCGGCGCCAACCCGCGTTTCATCGTCACCAACCTGACTGGGGGTCCCAAGGCACTGTACGAACGCGTGTATTGCGCCCGTGGCGAAGCAGAGAACCGTATCAAGGAGGCGCAGCTCGATTTGTTCGGACGCCGTGCGAGCTGCCATAAATTCCAGGCCAACCAACTGCGGCTGCTACTGGCAGCGTTCGCCTATACCCTGATGATCAATTTGCGCCGCCTGGCTTTGGTTGGCACGGAACTGGCACGCGCCTGCACGGCGACGATCCGCATCAAACTGCTCAAGATCGGCGCGGCCGTCGTGCGCAACACGCGGCGCGTGCGCGTCATGCTCGCATCCCAACATCCACTCAAGCACGTCTTCCTCACTGCCGCCCGCGCGCTGGCACCATAA
- a CDS encoding helicase HerA-like C-terminal domain-containing protein: MSMPLPIARNNASEPPRLLDLLPALVNRHGCITGATGTGKTVTLQVIAEALSGIGVPVFMADVKGDLSGMAKAGAASEKMTKRLSALGVEAPAWAACPVTFWDVFGENGHPVRATISDLGPLLLARMLNLNDTQEGVLQLVFKIADDNGLLLLDIKDLRSMLQHVGDNAADFRTAYGNISAASIGAIQRGLVAVEQQGGDRFFGEPMLNIDDLLQTDAQGKGIVNILAADKLMNAPRLYAVFLLWLLSELFENLPEVGDLDKPKLVFFFDEAHLLFSEAPKPLLQKIEQVVRLIRSKGVGVFFITQNPLDIPDAVLGQLGNRVQHALRAYTPRDQKAVKAAADTFRPNPALDTAQVITELEVGEALVSFLDEKGRPNMVERAFILPPASQIGPIDDAGRQRAMAQSVVAGVYEQGIDRESAHELIAARAAAAEQAESPAPRVRTPAGGARSQAPESAPDTSFGGMLGGLFGAGNSKRQSPVEAMVKSAARSIGSQVGREIIRGVLGSILKRR, from the coding sequence ATGTCCATGCCGTTGCCGATTGCCAGAAACAATGCATCCGAACCGCCGCGCCTGCTCGATTTGCTGCCGGCGCTGGTCAACCGTCACGGCTGCATCACCGGCGCAACCGGTACCGGCAAGACGGTGACTTTGCAAGTGATCGCCGAGGCGCTGTCCGGAATCGGGGTGCCGGTGTTCATGGCGGACGTCAAGGGCGACCTGTCCGGCATGGCCAAGGCCGGCGCCGCCTCGGAAAAGATGACAAAGCGCTTGAGCGCACTGGGCGTCGAAGCGCCAGCATGGGCCGCTTGTCCGGTGACGTTCTGGGATGTGTTCGGCGAGAACGGCCATCCCGTGCGCGCCACGATTTCCGATCTCGGCCCGCTGCTGCTGGCACGCATGTTGAACCTGAACGATACCCAGGAAGGCGTGCTGCAACTGGTGTTCAAGATCGCTGACGACAATGGCCTGCTGCTGCTCGATATCAAGGATTTGCGCAGCATGCTGCAGCATGTGGGCGACAACGCTGCGGATTTCCGCACGGCCTACGGCAACATTTCAGCGGCCAGTATCGGCGCCATCCAGCGCGGACTGGTGGCGGTCGAGCAGCAGGGCGGTGACCGCTTTTTCGGCGAACCGATGCTCAATATCGATGACTTGCTGCAAACCGACGCGCAAGGCAAGGGCATCGTCAACATCCTGGCCGCCGACAAGCTGATGAACGCGCCGCGCCTGTACGCGGTTTTTTTGCTGTGGCTGCTGTCCGAGCTGTTTGAAAACTTGCCCGAGGTAGGCGACCTGGACAAGCCGAAACTCGTGTTTTTCTTCGACGAGGCGCATCTGCTGTTCAGCGAAGCGCCCAAACCCTTGCTGCAAAAGATCGAGCAGGTGGTGCGGCTGATCCGCTCGAAGGGCGTCGGCGTGTTTTTCATCACGCAGAACCCGCTCGACATTCCCGACGCCGTACTCGGGCAGCTGGGCAACCGCGTGCAGCACGCCTTGCGTGCGTACACGCCGCGCGACCAGAAAGCGGTCAAGGCGGCCGCCGACACGTTCCGCCCCAACCCGGCGCTCGATACCGCCCAGGTCATCACTGAACTGGAGGTGGGCGAAGCACTTGTCTCCTTCCTCGACGAGAAAGGGCGGCCGAATATGGTCGAGCGCGCGTTCATCTTGCCGCCGGCATCGCAGATCGGCCCGATTGACGACGCCGGGCGCCAGCGCGCCATGGCGCAATCCGTGGTCGCCGGCGTGTACGAACAAGGCATCGACCGCGAATCGGCGCACGAATTGATCGCCGCCCGCGCTGCGGCTGCGGAGCAGGCTGAAAGCCCGGCGCCGCGCGTCAGGACCCCGGCCGGCGGCGCGCGCAGCCAGGCGCCCGAGAGTGCACCCGACACGTCCTTCGGCGGCATGCTTGGGGGCCTTTTCGGCGCTGGCAACAGCAAGCGCCAATCGCCGGTGGAGGCAATGGTGAAGTCGGCGGCGCGCAGCATCGGCTCGCAGGTCGGGCGGGAGATTATCCGCGGCGTGCTAGGGTCGATCCTGAAGCGGCGCTAG